The sequence below is a genomic window from Arthrobacter sp. U41.
GGCCAGCGGGCCCAGGTCGCCAAGGCAAGCCGGATCTGGGTGGAAGGCAAACACGACGCCGAACTCGTCGAAAGGGTCTGGGGCGACGATCTCCGGGTGGAAGGCATCGTTGTTGAACCGCTGCATGGCATTGACGACCTCGCCGGCGCGGTGGCCGCCTTCCGGCCCGGCCCCGGACGCCGGCTCGGCGTGCTGGTGGACCACCTGGTGCCGGACTCCAAGGAGTCCCGGATCGCCGCAGCCGTGATGGCCTCCCCCGGGGCGGCCGGGAACGTGCTGATCGTGGGCCACCCCTACGTTGACGTCTGGCAGGCGATCCGGCCCGCCGTGCTGGGGATCGAGCAGTGGCCGGTCATCCCGCGCGGTGTGGACTGGAAGACCGGCATCCTGATGGCCTTCGGCTGGCCGCACAGCACCAAGGAGGACGTCGGCCTCGGCTGGCAAAAACTGCTCGGCGCGGTCCGCAGCTATGCGGATCTGGAACCCTCCCTGCTGGGCCGGGTCGAAGAGGTCATCGACTTCCTCACCGTTCCCTGAGCCAGGCCTCCGCCGGTCCCCGCCAGCGGGCCGATCCTTGATTCCGGGCCCAAGCAAGTATTCTTGGTAAGGCGGCTGTGCACCCGGCGCAGCCCTGGCAACTCCAGGCACCAACGCACCACCGCAATCCGAAGGACGACACCGTGGCAGAGAACGCACGCGATCACACTGGCAACCAGGCCGGCCATGGCCAGCCTCCGTACCATGGCGTTCCCGCAAATGCGCTGCCGCTGACGGCAAACGAGGACCGGCAGTGGGCCACGCTGGCACACTTCGGCGGCATCCTGGGCTGCGTTCCCGCGCTGCTGATTTACCTGATCTTCAAGGACCGCGGCCCGTTCACGGCGCAGGAGTCCAAAGAAGCCCTCAACTTCACGCTGCCTCCCACGATTGCTGCCGTGTTCTGCAACCTGCTGGTGTTCGTACCGGTGGTGGGCAACATTTTCGCCGTCCTGGCCACGCTCATCTGGATTGCCGTGACCTGCTTCTCGGTGGCGGCCGGCATCCACGTCAACCGCGGCCAGCCGCACCGCTACGAGTTCAACCTCCGCTGGATCAAGTAGCGGGACAGCCCGCCTAGTCCGGCAGGATCCTGCGGACCACGGCGTCGGCGAGCAGCCGGCCCTTCAGCGTCAGGACGAGGCTGCCCCGGAAGGCTGAGACCGGGTCCACAAGTCCGTCGGCGATGAGTCCGGCCACGGCGTGCCGTCCGGTGTCCCCCAGTCCGCCCAGGCTGGCGATCTCCAGCCCGGAGTTCAGGCGCGCCTCCAGCATGACGCGCTCCACGTTGCGGGTCTCTGAATCGAGGGTTTCCCGGCCGGCGGCAGGCGAAAGCCCGGAACCCAGGCGGTTGGCATAGGCGGTGGGGTGCTTGACGTTCCACCAGCGCACGCCGCCCACGTGCGAATGCGCGCCGGGGCCGATCCCCCACCAGTCGTCCCCGCGCCAGTACGCGAGGTTATGGCGGCAGGCCTGCTCCGGGGTGCGGGACCAGTTGCTGACCTCGTACCAGGACAGCCCTGCGGCCGAGATGAGTTCGTCGGCGAGTTCATATTTGGCCGCATGGTCGTCGTCGTCGATTCCCGGGACCTCGCCGCGGCGGATCTGCGCGGCCAGCTTGGTGCCCTCCTCGACAATCAGCGCGTAGGCGCTAATGTGGTCCGGCGCGTAGGACAGCGCCGTCTCCAGCGAGTAGCGCCAATCGTCCAGCGACTCCCCCGGCGTTCCATAAATCAGGTCGAGGCTGACGGCGAGGCCGGCGTCCCGGGCCCACCGGACCGCCTGCGGCACCCGGCTGGGGGTGTGGGTCCGGTCCAGCACCTTCAGGACGTGCGGCACCGCGGACTGCATGCCAAAGGACACGCGGGTGAAGCCGGCATCGGCGAGCAGCCGCAGGGATTCGGGGGTGACGGAGTCGGGGTTCGCTTCCGTGGTGACCTCGGCGCCGGGCTCGAGGCCCCAGGCCCGGACGGCGGCGGTGAGGATGCGGGCCAGGTCTTCGGCCGGGAGCAGCGTCGGTGTTCCGCCGCCAAAGAACACCGTGCTCAGCGGCCGCGCCGGCAGGCCGCTGCTACTCAGGGCCGCGGCCGCGAAGTCGACTTCCGCGACGGCGGTGCTGGCGTAGGCGTCCTGGGACGCCCCGCCGCCGAGCTCCGTGGCGGTGTAGGTGTTGAAGTCGCAGTAACCGCAGCGGACGGCGCAGAACGGGATATGCACGTACAGCCCGAAAGCCCGGGCCGCGGCGCCATCGAGCGCCTGGCCGGGCAGCAGCCCGTCCGGCGGCGCCGGGTCGCCCAGCGGCAGGGCGCTAGGCACGGGCCCCGCCGGCCTGGGTGTGGACAGTGATCACCGGCACCGCTACTTCTTGGCCTTGTCCTTGGACTCGTCCGTGGTGAGGGCGGCGATGAAGGCTTCCTGCGGGACCTCGACGCGGCCCACCATCTTCATGCGCTTCTTGCCTTCCTTCTGCTTCTCCAGCAGTTTGCGCTTTCGGGTGATGTCACCGCCGTAGCACTTGGCGAGCACGTCCTTGCGGATGGCACGGATGCTTTCCCGGGCGATGATCCTGGAGCCAATGGCGGCCTGGATGGGCACCTCGAACTGCTGCCGCGGGATGAGTTCGCGCAGCTTTCCGGTCATCATCACGCCGTAGGCGTACGCCTTGTCACGGTGGGTGATCGCGGAGAAGGCATCAACCTGTTCGCCCTGGAGCATGATGTCGACCTTGACCAGATCGGCCACCTGGTCGCCGTCGGCCTTCCAGTCCAGCGAGCCGTAGCCGCGGGTCTTGGACTTGAGGATGTCGAAGAAGTCGAAGACGATTTCGGCCAGCGGCAGGCGGTAACGGATCTCCACCCGGTCCTCGGACAGATAGTCCATGCCGCCCATGACGCCGCGCCGGCTCTGGCACAGCTCCATGATGGCGCCGACAAACTCGTTCGGCGCCAGGATGGTGGCGGCCACCATCGGCTCGCGGACTTCCGCGATCTTGCCGCTGGGGTACTCGCTGGGGTTCGTGACGTGGACGACCTTCTTGTCCTCCAGGGTCACCTCGTACTCCACGTTGGGGGCGGTGGAGATCAGGTCCAGGTTGTATTCGCGTTCGAGCCGCTCGCGGGTGATTTCCAGGTGCAGCAGGCCCAGGAAACCCACACGGAAGCCGAAGCCCAGCGCGGCGGACGTCTCAGGCTCGTACACGAGCGCCGCGTCGTTGAGCATCAGCTTCTCGAGCGCATCGCGGAGCACCGGATAGTCCGTGCCGTCCAGCGGGTACAGGCCGGAGAAGAC
It includes:
- the hemW gene encoding radical SAM family heme chaperone HemW; the encoded protein is MPSALPLGDPAPPDGLLPGQALDGAAARAFGLYVHIPFCAVRCGYCDFNTYTATELGGGASQDAYASTAVAEVDFAAAALSSSGLPARPLSTVFFGGGTPTLLPAEDLARILTAAVRAWGLEPGAEVTTEANPDSVTPESLRLLADAGFTRVSFGMQSAVPHVLKVLDRTHTPSRVPQAVRWARDAGLAVSLDLIYGTPGESLDDWRYSLETALSYAPDHISAYALIVEEGTKLAAQIRRGEVPGIDDDDHAAKYELADELISAAGLSWYEVSNWSRTPEQACRHNLAYWRGDDWWGIGPGAHSHVGGVRWWNVKHPTAYANRLGSGLSPAAGRETLDSETRNVERVMLEARLNSGLEIASLGGLGDTGRHAVAGLIADGLVDPVSAFRGSLVLTLKGRLLADAVVRRILPD
- the lepA gene encoding translation elongation factor 4, which encodes MSPMARTAPVPAATDPAIIRNFCIIAHIDHGKSTLADRMLQYTGVVKSRDMKAQYLDRMDIERERGITIKSQAVRMPWELEGVSYALNMIDTPGHVDFTYEVSRSLAACEGAVLLVDAAQGIEAQTLANLYLAMENNLTIIPVLNKIDLPAAQPEKYAAELANLIGGDPDDVLRVSGKTGVGVEVLLDKIVRDLPAPVGDPNAPARAMIFDSVYDTYRGVVTYVRVVDGMLHPRERIQMMSTRATHELLEIGVSSPEPTPSKGLGVGEVGYLITGVKDVRLSKVGDTVTNLAKPATQSLPGYADAKPMVFSGLYPLDGTDYPVLRDALEKLMLNDAALVYEPETSAALGFGFRVGFLGLLHLEITRERLEREYNLDLISTAPNVEYEVTLEDKKVVHVTNPSEYPSGKIAEVREPMVAATILAPNEFVGAIMELCQSRRGVMGGMDYLSEDRVEIRYRLPLAEIVFDFFDILKSKTRGYGSLDWKADGDQVADLVKVDIMLQGEQVDAFSAITHRDKAYAYGVMMTGKLRELIPRQQFEVPIQAAIGSRIIARESIRAIRKDVLAKCYGGDITRKRKLLEKQKEGKKRMKMVGRVEVPQEAFIAALTTDESKDKAKK
- a CDS encoding DUF3097 domain-containing protein — protein: MSYQNWGPQDLSAPVKAQLPEVPVERGMVLEDVQSGWVGAVTRVEKSGGMHVVALEDRRGKSRSFRLGFGFLLEGQPIRLMPPAPRPAAAAAGTRTASGSVRVEGQRAQVAKASRIWVEGKHDAELVERVWGDDLRVEGIVVEPLHGIDDLAGAVAAFRPGPGRRLGVLVDHLVPDSKESRIAAAVMASPGAAGNVLIVGHPYVDVWQAIRPAVLGIEQWPVIPRGVDWKTGILMAFGWPHSTKEDVGLGWQKLLGAVRSYADLEPSLLGRVEEVIDFLTVP
- a CDS encoding DUF4870 domain-containing protein, whose amino-acid sequence is MAENARDHTGNQAGHGQPPYHGVPANALPLTANEDRQWATLAHFGGILGCVPALLIYLIFKDRGPFTAQESKEALNFTLPPTIAAVFCNLLVFVPVVGNIFAVLATLIWIAVTCFSVAAGIHVNRGQPHRYEFNLRWIK